One window from the genome of Synechococcus sp. PROS-7-1 encodes:
- a CDS encoding HlyD family secretion protein has protein sequence MTQQPFGLASYGLIAISGCFLIWACIYRVNATVGGIGFTLNQGKNVRAYAQISGRVNKVHIDTGQRVTKGQALVSLDNQVQKIQAASNEAIQDLTNAMTPEQLNEMLISTQKSIGGLLQTQETLQQQLTLNQEQLDRYQKLVGNQDISQAEYLSQLNQVDEIKTQLMQLQGSIEQKQSELIQLKISAKSSQITSDNNAEIANNQLKLSQDILSGTNGVVSVIDVNEGDYLQEGQTVATIALKDGPELGVFLLSAEAAKRLKKGSRCFLSPAETPASRYGYILAKVKSVGELPTNPQELTRILGLEYTANSLFAELTNRSTFQEFSAFPYLLVITMDRTKKGNLQWTTQRPPSWGFKTGGAATVDCIYDTWTPISYLVPLMRKNLGYGR, from the coding sequence GTGACACAACAGCCTTTTGGTCTAGCGAGCTACGGCTTGATAGCGATAAGTGGCTGTTTTTTGATCTGGGCTTGTATTTATCGTGTGAATGCAACCGTTGGTGGTATTGGATTTACACTTAATCAAGGAAAAAATGTTCGTGCATACGCTCAGATTTCCGGAAGAGTGAATAAAGTCCATATTGACACAGGACAACGCGTTACCAAAGGACAAGCTCTCGTCAGTCTTGATAACCAGGTTCAGAAAATTCAAGCAGCATCGAATGAAGCAATTCAAGATCTAACCAATGCAATGACACCAGAACAGCTCAATGAAATGTTAATTTCAACCCAAAAAAGCATCGGTGGATTGCTCCAAACCCAAGAGACTCTTCAGCAGCAATTGACTTTGAATCAAGAACAGCTTGATCGATATCAAAAACTAGTTGGCAATCAAGACATCAGTCAAGCAGAGTATTTGTCTCAGCTGAATCAGGTCGATGAGATTAAAACACAACTGATGCAATTGCAAGGATCCATTGAGCAGAAACAATCTGAGCTAATACAGTTAAAAATTTCTGCCAAGTCTTCTCAAATAACTAGTGATAACAATGCCGAGATTGCGAATAACCAACTAAAACTCTCGCAAGATATCCTCTCAGGTACAAATGGTGTTGTCAGTGTTATTGATGTGAATGAAGGTGATTATCTACAAGAAGGGCAGACAGTTGCCACAATTGCTTTAAAGGATGGACCTGAGTTAGGAGTTTTTCTTCTCTCAGCAGAAGCAGCTAAAAGACTTAAGAAAGGGAGTCGATGTTTTTTAAGTCCAGCTGAAACACCTGCGTCTCGATATGGCTACATCCTCGCAAAAGTAAAGTCGGTAGGGGAGCTCCCAACAAATCCGCAGGAATTAACGAGAATCTTAGGCCTTGAATACACTGCTAATTCTCTCTTCGCAGAATTGACAAACCGGTCTACTTTCCAAGAATTTTCTGCTTTTCCATACTTGCTTGTAATTACTATGGATCGCACTAAAAAGGGAAATCTTCAATGGACAACCCAACGTCCTCCAAGTTGGGGATTCAAGACAGGTGGAGCCGCGACTGTGGATTGTATTTACGACACATGGACTCCGATTAGCTATTTGGTGCCACTAATGAGAAAAAATCTAGGGTATGGAAGGTAA